One region of Zingiber officinale cultivar Zhangliang chromosome 7B, Zo_v1.1, whole genome shotgun sequence genomic DNA includes:
- the LOC122005996 gene encoding actin-related protein 2/3 complex subunit 2A-like, whose amino-acid sequence MILLQSPSRFLLQILQDRLLSPEKGIDLDCHSVEFDDVRYHIQFSTRNPQVMVLSVSLPLAPPEAIFFDGLPFGAIDAIKTAYGSVVQILDPPKDGYNLTMKLNLSKLPSVEEQRQALLVKIASVREVVLGAPLRFVLKNLSAKTVAPEMDQLIALVHRPKESFFLVPQPDKVTVVYPMRFQDSTDIVLATSFLQELVEARRTAGLNNAPSCMWSATPPLELKAAPAQALTANAGFVTFVIFPRHVEEKKLDRTVWSLLTFHAYVSYHVKCSEGFMHTRMRRRVDSLIQALDRAKSESEKAKKLVSFKRLSLNETRSNSNS is encoded by the exons ATGATCCTCCTCCAATCGCCTTCCCGGTTCCTCCTTCAAATCCTCCAAGATCGCCTTCTCAG CCCGGAAAAGGGAATTGACCTAGATTGCCATTCCGTCGAGTTTGATGACGTTCGATACCACATCCAG TTCTCGACTAGGAATCCGCAGGTGATGGTGCTGTCCGTCTCCCTCCCCTTAGCGCCGCCGGAGGCCATTTTCTTCGACGGACTTCCGTTCGGCGCCATCGACGCCATAAAGACGGCATACGGGTCGGTGGTGCAGATTCTTGATCCCCCTAAAGATGGGTATAATCTGACTATGAAGCTCAACCTCTCAAAGCTCCCGTCAGTTGAAG AGCAAAGGCAAGCTCTCCTAGTAAAAATTGCATCAGTAAGAGAAGTTGTTTTAGGCGCTCCGTTGAGATTTGTTCTGAAGAATCTTTCAGCAAAGACTGTTGCACCAGAAATGGATCAACTTATTGCTCTTGTGCACAGACCCAAGGAATCTTTTTTCCTAGTTCCTCAG CCAGATAAAGTAACTGTGGTCTATCCTATGAGATTCCAGGACTCTACTGATATTGTTTTGGCAACATCATTCTTACAG GAACTTGTTGAAGCAAGGAGAACTGCTGGTCTTAATAATGCACCTTCTTGTATGTGGTCTGCTACACCTCCTCTTGAGTTGAAAGCAGCACCTGCTCAAGCACTAACAGCAAATGCTGGATTTGTTACCTTTG TAATTTTTCCTCGTCATGTCGAAGAGAAGAAGCTGGATAGGACTGTTTGGAGCCTGTTAACATTTCATGCTTATGTCAGTTATCATGTCAAG TGTTCAGAAGGTTTCATGCACACCAGAATGAGGCGACGGGTGGACTCACTTATTCAG GCTTTAGATCGTGCTAAATCAGAATCAGAGAAGGCAAAGAAGTTAGTATCCTTCAAACGACTG AGTCTTAATGAAACTCGTAGCAACTCGAATTCTTGA
- the LOC122005995 gene encoding 60S ribosomal protein L35a-3: MVKGREGERVRLYVCGRILGYKRSKSNQYENTSLVQIEGVNTKEEVDWYLGKRMAYIYKAATKKNGTPYRCIWGKVCRPHGNSGVVRAKFKTNLPPKSMGSRVRVFMYPSNI, encoded by the exons ATGGTGAAGGGGCGAGAAGGCGAGCGCGTCAG GCTCTACGTCTGTGGGAGGATCCTCGGGTACAAGAG ATCTAAGTCGAACCAGTACGAGAACACATCGCTGGTACAGATCGAGGGGGTGAACACTAAGGAGGAGGTCGACTGGTACTTGGGGAAGAGAATGGCCTATATCTACAAGGCGGCCACGAAGAAAAATGGAACGCCGTACCGGTGCATTTGGGGAAAGGTCTGCCGTCCGCACGGGAACAGTGGGGTCGTCCGTGCTAAATTCAAGACCAATTTGCCGCCGAAGTCCATG GGTTCAAGAGTTAGGGTTTTTATGTACCCTAGCAACATATGA